GACGCGGACCCCCTAGCCCCACAAAGGAAGGCAATGAAAGCTTGGGTCCCTATCCTGCAAGTACAACCTCTGACAGCCAAAACAAAAGGAAACAGGCAGCGAGGAGGAAACTAATACCTTGAAGGGGTGGACTGTCAATGCAATTAGCACGGTAGGAGAGCCCATAGATCCTCCGCAAGTTGTAGCAAAGTTTCGGAATGCTATCAGTGCTATAATCAGAACAAAGATGGTTTTGGATCCAACGATCCCCCAATTGGCCCCTAGTTTCTGAGGGGAGGAAAGAAGCGATGTGGTAATTGTTGAGCAAAACTTTTATTCTGCCCAGAGGAAGTAGAGAATAAGTAAAGCATTATGCTCTGAAGATGTTGGGTGAAACTTTCCGCTGGTGGAAGAGCGAACTGAATACCCGGTATGTCCAGAAGGGTCGAACGCCATTTGCAGATTACGGAGACATTACACCAGCACAATGGGAAGAGTTTGTTCGACAGAAGACCACTGAAGAAGCTCTAGCTCTAAGCTAGAAGCAAAGTGAACTAGCAAAGAGCAACATACATAGAGTCTACCTTGGACCAGGTGGGTACCAAAGGAAGGTCGAGAAGTGGCGGCGTGAAAGGGATGCGGCAATAGCTACGGGGCAGCCCGGCCCTTATGAAGGCTTGGACGAACATGGATGGCGGTGGCTTGAAGCAAAGAAGCCAAAGATAGTTGAGGGGAAACCAAAATTTGATCGACCCGAGACCGAAGCGGTGGTAGAAAAAAATGTTACAACTTGTCGAGCTTCAGAAAAAAGGTCATTTCAAACCCCATAGGGAGAAGGATTTGCTCAGTACAGCCATTGGGGCCAAAGAGCATGCAGGCCGTGTCAGAGGCCTGTCCTCTAAGTTGAGCATCAAGGATGGGTTCGAGAAGGACCGGGCTAGGTACAGGAGCCATGACCACTATCAAGAAGAAATCATGGCAGCAGCAGAGAATACAATGCAAGCAAAGTTCAATGATTTGTTCATGGCAACACTTGCGGAGCAGCAGCAGTCGGGCCTACTTATGTTCAACCCATCGCAAGAGGTGGGGCATCAACAGATGGTGGGCATGCAACCTCTGGTACTTGGCCAAGCGAGTCCGGCATGTGCACAGAGCAGTGCTGCCTCGACCACAGCTCAACAATACCCGGTGGATACCATAACGAGTATTACTCCCTGCTTGTTTCTCTATCCGGTTGGCAGAGCTGGAAAGACAAAGGAAGTTGCCAAGGCACAGGTGCATCCAGCTAGGGGTTTATTTGAGGGAAAACCGATCCCAGCCCTATATGCATGTGTACAAGTGGAGCAACTCTTGAAATCAAGCTATGAGGATAAGGAGATAGACATCCCCACTACAGATGGAAAGAGTTGCCTTGGAGAATGTGTCAGCAGCACCATTCTATGGCATAAACGAGATATGTTACTAGTTGTTCACGTACCATTGGCCGCTCTAGACCATATCTCGCCAGCACCACAACAACAAGAGCAGGGGGAAGCACCAGAGCATTCACTACCGGCCCTGCCTTCACCACAACCACGAGTTGCATCACTAGTGGCTCTAGTATCACAAGAGCCATCACCTCAGGCTCCGCCATCACCAGCGGCTCCAGTATCACGAGAGCCATCACCAACAGCCTCGCGATCACCACCAGCTCGAACATCACCACTGTTAGACATTGACTTGTACATGTGTGGGCCTTGTGCCAGGCTTGTATGGTTAGAGAGATATGAGGAGATCTTGATTGGTGCTGTTTCTATAAACCCAAGATCTCCTCATCCCTATATGTATGTAACCCAGGGTCTCAATTAATCTAATCCACTATTTTCCACGCATCCTCATTCTCTTTCATGGTATCACGAGTCTAGGTTTTTCTCTTCCCTTCCACTGCCAGCGCTGCACCCTCTGCGCGCGCCTCCTCCCTTGGCGCTGCGTCCCGCGCGCCTCACCACCCTCCCAGCGCCGCATCTCGCGCGCCATCGCGCTGTCGGCTGGTGCTGCACCCTGCGCGCCTGCCTGGCCCTGCGCCATGCCTTCTTCCGGCGTTGAAGACACCATCCTGGCCGCCGCCTCATCTCCTCTCGACGgcgaccccgccgccgctcgcgctgCCGAGGAAGCCCGCGCGGCCACTCGTGCCGCCGAGGAGCAAGCCCTCACGGCCGCTCGCGTTGCAGAGGAGCAAGCCCGTGCAGCACAGATGGCTCATGAGGCCGCCCTGGCTCGCGCCACCGAGGCCGATCGAGAGGCCGCCACCGCCCAGGACAATCTGGATGCGGCAGCcgcccgcctgcgcgccgcctaGGAGCGCGCTGCCGCCGAGCGCGCCACTGTCCTTCCTCCTGCGGGTGATGACGACAACGGCTCCCATCACGGTGACGGTGATGACTACATCGGCAATCTCCAGGATGCTCTTCTTCAATAGGAAGCCACCGTCCTCCTCGACTTACATGCGCAGGCGGTGTGGGTCCAGAACATCCGTACAATGGTTCCCCTGCTCCTCGACGTCAACTCCTCCTTCTACGCTCGCTGGAAGGAGTCCTTCCTCAACATCCTCGGCAAGTACTCCCTGCAGTCTCACATCCTCTCCGACACCGTCTCGCCTGCCTCTCCATCCTGGGTGCGGATGAAGTGCGTCGTTCGCACCTGGCTGATCGGCGCCATCTCCGACGACCTCGCCGACATCGTCAGTCAGTGTGGGGCTTTTGCTCGCACCATCTGGCTCGCCATCGACTCCCAGTTCTTTGGGAATCGCATCACGCGCGCCCTCTATGCCGACCAGGAGTTTCGCGCCTTCACCCAAGGCGATCTGTCCGTCGTCGAATATTGCCGCCGCTTCAAGCGTATGGCCGAAGACCTCTGGGACCTCGGCCAACCTGTCACCGAGGCAACGCTCATTCTCAACATCATCCGTGGGCTGAACGAGCGCTTTAGTGCTCTCGGCCTTCATCTCCACCACAGCAACCCTCTGCCCACTTTTCTGCAGGTCAGAGATGATCTGCGCCTTGAGGAACTCACCATGGCCAAAGCTCCTCCGGCCATGGTGCTCGCTGCCCTCTCCAGCCCTACTACTGGCAGCTCCGGTGGCCCCAGGCCACCAGCCTCCACGCCTTCGCGTCCTTCGCCGCAACAGCCCTCTGCCCCGAAGTCGCCACAGCAAGCGATGTCTGACTCCGGGGGCGGCGGTTCCCAGCGCGGCAAGCGCGGTGGCAAGCGCCACAAGAAGGGCGGCGGCAACTCCGGCGGCAACGGGAGCTCTTCCTCAAGTGGCACCCCTACTTCCGGTGGCACAGGCGGACCAGGCCTAGGCTGGCCCTCCTACCACAACCCCTGGGCCGGCTCCATCTACATGTGGCTGGGCCAACAGGCTCCGGCGCTGCCTCGGTCTGCTAGCCCAATCCAGCAGCCACAGGCCTTCTTCGCTGGCCCAGGACAGTGGGCCGGTCAGTGGGGTGTTCCACCTCCAGCGGCATACACCCCTCCGACTCCCTCCCTTGCTGGCGGGTGGGACCAGCAAGCTCTCGTGGCGAATTTCCAGACCATGTCGCTCCAGCAACCTCCACAACATGAGTGGTACTTCGATTCTGGTGCCACCAACCACATGACCTCCGACGCTGGTATTCTTTCACCTTCCTCCTTTTCCAGTTCAGCTCTTTCATCCATTGTTGTCGGCAACGAGAACTTGCTCCCTGTTACCTCCATTGGCTCTACCTTGCTCCCTCATCAACTTGCTCTTAATAATGTTTTGGTTTCCCCTAACCTTATTAAGAATCTTATTTCCGTTCGTCAGTTCACTACCGACAACAATTGTTCCATTGAGTTTGACCCTCTTGGTTGTTCTGTGAAGGCTCTACCCAGTCGGACCGAGATCGTCAGATGTGACAGCTCTGGGCCTCTCTACCCGCTGCGGCTCCCGGCTATTGCCCTCCTTGCGTCCAGCAGTTCCTCTCTTTGGCACCAGCGGCTTGGGCACCCTGGTCCCAAAGTTCTTTCCAAACTAGAATCAGTCATTCATTGTAATAAACCTGCTAGTCATACTCTTTGTCATGCGTGTCAGTTAGGGCGTCATACTCGTCTTCCTTTTCATGCTTCATCGTCTTGTGGTACTCGTATTTTCCAGTTAATTCATTGTGACCTCTGGACTTCACCTATTACTAGTGTCTCAGGCCACAAATATTATCTGGTTATTCTTGACGACTGCCCGCATTTTCTTTGGACTTTTCCTTTATGCCTTAAATCTGACATGTTTACCACCCTTTCTAACTTTTTCTCCTATGTGCGCACACAGTTTGGCGTCACCGTCCAAGGCATCCAGTGCGACAACGGCCGTGAGTTCGATAACTCTAGCGCCCGTACCTTCTTCCTGGCCCACAGTGTCCACCTGCGCATGTCTTGCCCCTACACCTCGCCGCAAAACGGTAAAGCCGAACGCATTATCCGCACCACTAATAATGTCATTCGCTCTCTACTGTTTCAAGCAAGTGTCCCCCCCCCCACTTTCTAGGCTGCCGCTCTTAGCACCGCTACCTACCTACTCAACATCCTACCCACCAAAACGCTTAATTTCTCTACGCCGTACTTCTCCCTTCATGGGACGCACCCATCGTATGAGCATTTACGTGTTTTCGGCTGCAAGTGCTACCCTAACCTTTCCGCCACCGCAGCCCATaaacttgtggcagaaccaacctgaattataccggttcaagtacgtgagtccattcctgagggctccaacgtgcttcaaatggtataatccgttggcctgtcgggtaacgtcctgataaaccaccgaatacaggatgaataaggttacctcacacaaagctgagtccagagatacagtcaccatcatattttacatcacaggaaattacattacaagagtttccaaaagtagtatgaagtttcaactttagagaaaacattacaaactgttaaagttatggtttttggcagcggaaaacaaatgtGACAacttacaacacgtcgtcaagactgatgccatgctaagcccgggcacgacatcacttgatatcaccaatgttggccgggaaCGGATTCTATTCCAAGGatcaaccatctggaagagcatagggccaagacaggggaagagaagtgtcttcaaagactttacctgaaaaacatgtaactagcaagactgagtatactaatacttagcaaggcttacccgttttatggtatacttagccatgtaactagacttatgaaagcttataatggttctgggtttaattttagctaaaaagtaataaagagtagatccttaatttcaatttttagctttcaggttctagttgattatccattctaggtaagcacctataactaaacAAACATGGTATACATCTTTGGTCAAAcgtcatctttgataaccatataattactcttgttactctatgtgacaaagggatcaagcagtctcaatctccgcgagaaacagacgattctgaatcgaatttccaaccttgcaaggataaacctaactcacacgcttggaacaccaaagggtcgttccgaagcaaccgtttgcctttcattctgactcgtggatcagatccaccacaagcgactgcaggaccatacacacttccaaagtgcaggacgtacgcctatagcgcgactacatgtccgtactcctggttgccaaGCAACACGTATttctacacgtcgaatcaagtaaccaggagaagcaaatacgagtggtgggaggtatgtccactcctcgggccgattggttactaggcttgccgcttacccaaaattcACGGTACGTGgtgttatcaccgtattttgaccaggtcagaagtgggccacggagcaagatgggcttggaaggcggtcgtgacaaagcttgcaaATCGGGCCCGTgtggaagatggaggccataaggccgtgtaaattaggaataaacagttaagattcgtgtcgtgttaggttagggttagttaaagagaacaagtctacggactataaatatgtaccatgaataaacaagaaacagaatcaatcatcatcaactctcggcgtatcgcctcccctgttttagggtttttcatcgggtaagtgccacgcgaccccgatcacgtcttgcgtgatcggggtagcgtcacccttgctcgttcgcttatacgttgctcgtgctgaagccttgtagatggcgagtagcgttatttatcctggcatgcgttgagtaatcttttcttttggtgctttcattgtgctttatgcgttgctctcgcatgtttgatcatcgTACCCGTTCGTGGGTATGATGGTTTTATCTCGTTTTGTagttgtcagtagatccaatctgttatggctggtttctatgtatttagaagcttggttcaatatgtgcacgattaggccttgcaaacgagttgaatgatccgatagaatgctctgtatcggctttttgcctgaatagaggttgttcgggaatcggcttttagttgttctcttgctctctgtttagatcgtcttgtcgatgcttttgtgtgtctattaggctcaattacatgtaggatgttccgatcgtgtagtgagggcttagttgttgtggattggattagattgttatttatgaggcaagttttatttaaatatatatgtaCGTTCCAGTTTCTATATTGCCtattccaaagatccgatccggtattgacgcaatcggctcttcatagccgataccggggaggaggtaatgagccgatcacggctcggattaacttttacacatgtctgtgtatgcaggagttcgacacgtcacaccttcctgatcgggtgtaggatcaggtggcacgcctagcgactctcagccagggcgcgcgccagatcactgggccgttgaccgagggaccggggcccaccagccgtcccggaagcctcccggctcctcgtgttgcctgtcgctgcccgccggtgggttttgaccgacaacacattctggcacgcccagtgggaccttcttcatcgacttcgtcatcatcttcggcatcttcttcatcgactccgtcaTCTTCGTCGACTCCGTCACTGGTGgtcaacaagatggcaagggaggatccgatctcttatgaggagctctctgctgagcacaagcagcggtacgacgaaatcaaggctcagtttgaagccgatctcatcggctctttcgaaagaactcgcaaccatggtatcaggtggagaggtttttcacctgaaggtgctcttgatggagtggatctgtctaccccgtccgaggatcgtaccagagctttgcggcaggaggtgaattatgcggtggctcattcgttgcaccggcattctgaaagtctggttaatgcttttgagcgtgtggctttacgggtggtccaggaaataatgaagcatcaacattctccgactgggcctgctctggggagccataagggagaattgccgttccagactagacctcctttgccttatgcgcttgcagcagcggaatcacatggtgctccagcttacgtggtttacaaagtgggaggtgatcctacagaccaccagttcttcagtgagccgcccaaggaaatcccacatggttacatgtgcgCATACATCCCGGATAGCAGTAACCCAATACATctctcacagaaagtagctggaggggttcttggagctgacgcggataagCAAGCTTGGTTACCAACTTATgccacagggccgagtcatgatagtgtgcactcggcccccggattacaaacagcggagcagattggtgccatcctaagggatcagtttggcattttgccgaaaaggagagcgatcggctatacaaagccgtatccgagtgattatgacctaattccattgccacccaaatatcggctccccgagtttaccaaattcagtggggcagaaggtgctagttccatcgaacacgtgagccgatatttggcacagttaggaatgatttctgtgtcggatccgctacgagtaaggttcttctcacaatcgcttacgggatcggccttcgggtggtacacgtcattgggtcctgactccatccgtacgtggaaacaattggaagaacaatttcatattcagtatcactcagAAGCCGCAGACGCAGGGATTGCCGATCTGGCCCAaatgcgacagaagcgtggagaaactgtggcggaattcgttcgacgcttcagggagatgaaaaataggtgttattcaacacggatcccagaaaaggaagctgtggaattggcatctctagggttgttgaagccgatttgagatctggcttttcaattggaatttacttcgctggcacatctggtccagaagttgacgatgtacgagcagcgtcaccctgagctgtaccaggaaaagttcaagtgccaagtagcgctagctgacactgaagaagccgatgactccaaggaagaagcggaagtatcggttgcggaatgggctcgtggtgcgaatcccgtatcgtgcaagtgggtaaagcaaacaggaccggcaaaggggtttgatttcgatgtaagtaaagtggaacaaatttttgatttattgctgaaagaaaaacagttgaaattcccagaaggttacaaaccccctacggcgcaagatttgaaaggaagatcatattgcaaatggcatgattccttcacccacagcacaagcgattgtaaggagcttcgtcggcagatccaatcggctattgagcagggccgattgatcttgggacagaccgctatgaaagtcgacactcagccgttccctggtgtcaatatggtggaaagcaacgatcggacggcaaggcgacaactcaatttcgcactgggcatcaacatggcgggggtggcatcacgccgccagatcgaagatggagaggctgattcgagcgatcggccccaaaatgaAAAGGGTGAATATAttacagaaaggcaagtaaggtacgtaaggaaccaacggccaacttcttctgatcttctcaggaagtacgagtaccagtaccagcagcgcctccatcgggaatctgaggaagaggagtatgagcgccggaccgggaagcgtttgaggaagcacgaagaagcccgcgatcattggcattgcccgttcttcaggtactattgggattcaggtatgagccgattgcctacaatcaaggattgcccagagtgtggaccaaggagaccagaagcaagggattcggtttttcAGCGGATAGGACCTGCCCCACTCCGGCAAGCGCGGGTTCGGTCATCACAaaaggaagatgaagaagaggacaGGTATCATTGTCCTCGTTGGTGTCCCGATGGACttagtcgttcccagaagcgcagggttcaacggctgcgtagcttggaggaggccgaagctaagtacatcgagactttaaggaaggcacgaccagatttggcagaacaagttcactatgtgcaggaaaaggagtcgcgcccgcccaggaaggaatggcgacccaagtcaatgaaagccgataagaaggtatcggctgatgcacacatggtttttgtgcttcctgcagagttccatgcgaggccccaggaggagccgtcggtggcccaacttgatttgggacctcggccagtgatattcgagaagccgcaagctaagaattacaaacacctgaaagctttatatcttaaggggtttattaacggtcagcctgtaaataagatgttggtggatacgggagcggcggtcaacattatgccatactcagtcctgcgccgtttggggcgatccaccgcagatttgatcaagaccaatgtcaccctaagtgattttaacggccagacttcagaagcccaaggtgtccttagtgtggatctcaccgtcggaaacaaaactgtcccgacctcgttcttcgtcgtcaacagcaagagcacctacaatgttttacttggcagggattggatccacaccaactgttgcatcccttccacgatgcatcaatgtttgatccaatgggacggagacgaggtggaagtaGTCCAGGtagacgactcgatcgaaatttcacatgcggccatgagcatttgggatgcggaagatcaagagccgatttcaggaatgagcctggaagggtgtgatcgcatcgaagctacaaaaaacggagtaaggctggtcttatccaccggcctcacagagtaGAGGAACAGGAGGCAACATGTGGTAGCGGAGTCATAAAGGCcggttcttgcaatcggccccgaAGGAACGAAGTTGTAAATATAAATGTGTTTCGTAGGCGTTATAAAATGGCCAGCATTAACAGCCGGCCCTGTTCTTCTtataaaaacttggaaagtaaggggatgtgtggaacggccgatcttaacgatcggccgagtttttttatgctgtgtcctttctccatttgcaatgttgatctaatggaagaagaagggaagttaggatatggtttcacatcggctgatgaacttgaggagatagacatCGGTCcgggggataagccacgaccaacattcataagtaggaagttacacccagcactacgagagccgatgatagcattgctaaagggatatgccgattgcttcgcatgggattacacagagatgcctggactagataggaaaatagtagagcatcggcttcccctcaagagtgggtttcgaccgttccagcaacgagcacgacagatgaaagccgaagttctggtcgaggtgaagaaagaaatagaaaagatgctggaagccggatttatcaggacttgcaggtacgccgaatggatttcgagcgtcgtgcccgtacagaagaaagatggccgatggagggtgtgcgtggacttcagggatcttaatagggccactccaaaagacgaatacccgatgcccattgcagagacactaatcaacgctgccgccggccacaagattttgagttttatggatggtaatgcaggatataatcaaatcttcatggcctctgaagatatacacaaaactgtgttcagagtgcctggagcagtgggcttgttcgagtacgtggttatgactttcggcttgaagaatgctggtgctacatatcagcgggctatgaaccatattttccatgatctgatcggtaatctagtagaaatttatatcgacgacgttgtggtaaagtcagcatcggtcgagggacatttagacgacctgcggcgggttctggaacgaactagaaagttcgggctccggatgaacccaaagaagtgtgcttttggtgtgtcggctgggcagttcctgggatttctagttcatgaaagagggatagagattggcctaaaaagtcaggaagccgtacgcaccatggtgccacccaccaccaagaaagagctccagcagctcattggtaagattaactttgtcaggagatttatttctaatttgtctggacggatcgagccttttatggagttagtcaagactagaacgactgacgagttccgctggggggcagaccaacagcgggcatttgaagaaatcaaagaatatttgtcgaatccgtctgtgctggtgccaccacaacaggatagaccgttttatatatatctatcaatgggcaacacttctattgcttcagtggtggtacaattgtatgatggcaaagaaaaggtggtcttttatctcagcagaagattgttggatgcggaaacaaggtaccccgacatggaaaaactttgtttatgtttattctttacatgcaccaagcttcgccatatcctgctatcggctgaagtggtcgtcatctgcaaatcggatgtcataaaacatatgttatcggctcctgttttgaaaggccgattggggaagtggatgttcgcgttatcagaatttgatatccgatatcaacctgcaaaagcagttaaagggcaggcgttagcggatcttatcgccgagagggttaacaccaatatcgcagcactgtctatacgagcctgggccatgtacttcgacggatcagtttgtggggatggatgcagcatcggcgtcttactggtatcgcctcggggggcaacgtattctttttcgatcagattacctgtcgc
The genomic region above belongs to Panicum hallii strain FIL2 chromosome 4, PHallii_v3.1, whole genome shotgun sequence and contains:
- the LOC112890360 gene encoding uncharacterized protein LOC112890360, translating into MVPLLLDVNSSFYARWKESFLNILGKYSLQSHILSDTVSPASPSWVRMKCVVRTWLIGAISDDLADIVSQCGAFARTIWLAIDSQFFGNRITRALYADQEFRAFTQGDLSVVEYCRRFKRMAEDLWDLGQPVTEATLILNIIRGLNERFSALGLHLHHSNPLPTFLQVRDDLRLEELTMAKAPPAMVLAALSSPTTGSSGGPRPPASTPSRPSPQQPSAPKSPQQAMSDSGGGGSQRGKRGGKRHKKGGGNSGGNGSSSSSGTPTSGGTGGPGLGWPSYHNPWAGSIYMWLGQQAPALPRSASPIQQPQAFFAGPGQWAGQWGVPPPAAYTPPTPSLAGGWDQQALVANFQTMSLQQPPQHEWYFDSGATNHMTSDAGSTQSDRDRQM